From Candidatus Nanohalococcus occultus:
TGAGGACGTACAGAACTTCCTAGGTACGTTAGTGGACGGAAGACGTATAGAAGGTGTTGTTGTCGCAGGATCGGCGGACCAGCACGGCCCTGATCAGGTCCGCGCACGTGACGGGCATCTAACTGCGGAGATAACCGCTAAGCTCGGAAACTACGGACGGTTCCAGTCACGTTCAGTGGCACTGGATACCGAGGTATCACGAGATGGTTCCTACGAGCAGAATATATTCATACTGGGCGGCGTACTCACCAACACAGTTGCGAAAAAATTCAATGAACAGTTCCCGGCGAAGTTCACGGGAAAAGAGTTTCCCTACCGTGAGATTTCCACTCCGGAAAATACCTACACCGAGCCGAACATAGGCGTTATCACGAAGACTGAGAACCCGGAAAACTCTGAGAAAACGGTTTTCATGGCAGCAGGAGTGCGGAACCAGGGAACTGAGGCAGCGACCCGTGCGTTCCACGACCTCGAGGAGATAGCACCGGAGCTTGTAGAAAAACATTACCTGATAGTTAGAGGGCTTGACAACGACGGTGACGGCCGGATCGACGGTTATGAGGTAATAGAGTAGGATGAAAAAGGTAAACTGGGATGTGTTCCAGAGAGACGTGCTGGATGTTTTCCGCCAGTATGAAGGATACTTCGATTTCTTCGAGAGAGTCGGAGCTTTAAGCGAGTACTCGAGACCCGATTGTTTTGCCCGTATAACCCGGGAAGGCAAAAAGGAGATCTGGATTGTCGATATGAAAAACAAGTCCTCGATAGACTCCGAGGATGCCGAGCGCATGGAAAAATACAGCGACAGAATAGAGTCCGACCCGGTGGATATCGGACTGAACTACTCAGAGCTGTCCGAACACAGCGTACGGAAGATAATTGTGACTCCGGAGAAAGCAGATACCGGTTATGAGAACGTTCCGCTCCCAGAACTACACCAGTTCCTTCAAAAAGAGCTTATCTACACCGAGA
This genomic window contains:
- a CDS encoding ArsR/SmtB family transcription factor, translating into MRAFRDNGDELQAEELNSEQLEALSNQIRQQIVTGLAEKPMYPAQAARKYGLSKQRAHYHFKKLEKSGLISKTGQTEKSGGKADIYSPAAQLYYYDTGADGKKAVMPDIDEDVQNFLGTLVDGRRIEGVVVAGSADQHGPDQVRARDGHLTAEITAKLGNYGRFQSRSVALDTEVSRDGSYEQNIFILGGVLTNTVAKKFNEQFPAKFTGKEFPYREISTPENTYTEPNIGVITKTENPENSEKTVFMAAGVRNQGTEAATRAFHDLEEIAPELVEKHYLIVRGLDNDGDGRIDGYEVIE